Part of the Amycolatopsis sp. 195334CR genome is shown below.
TTGCCGGGACAGGCCCGGTGACCGAGCCCAAGGAGGCAAGTCCATGGCGATCCCGGGTGGATACCGGTTCTCGGTGCCCTTCGATGACGTGTTCCCGGAGGGCGCGTACGTGCTCGGTGTGGAGCAGGCGTTCGACTGGGACAAGAACGGCCACAAGACCCCGGCCAAGGACGTGATGTCCGGCAAGCTGGTGTGGAACGTGCAGATCACCGACCCGTCGGCCAAGGGGAAGAACACGGGCGCGGTCGTCAAGATCTCGGCGGACGTCCAGCCGGTGCCGCCGGAGACGCTGCCCGGCCTGCCGTTCCGTCCCGTGGTGTTCGAGGGGCTGACCGCGACGGCGTACGAGCAGAACGGCCGTGTCCAGTTCAGCCTTCGCGCGAAGGAGATGCGCGCTCCGGCCAGCACGGCGCAGAAGGCCAGCGGCGGGAAGTCGGCCGCATCGCAGCAGCAGGCAGCAGCGTAAGGGCTTGCGATGCGCGACACGGTGCAGATTCACGTGAGTGCGGACCTGCCGATTCGTGCCCGCGCCCTGACCTACGCCAACCGGGTCGAGGTCCGGTTCGGCAAGGCGTTCCCGGTGGCCCTGCTCATCGATGGTGAGGCATTGGACCACTTCACGGCCGCGCTCGCGGAAGCTCGCGCGGGGCTGGAAGTCGTGGCGGCTCGTTCGGAGGGGGCGGCAGATGGCGATGAATGAGGCTGTCCGGGCCTGGGAAGAGGTCTACCAGCGATACAGCGACCTCAACGGCGCGGGTTCGGCCGAGGCCACGGAGGAGATTGCGCGAATGTCCAACGCTGTCGCCTACGCCTGGCGGGTTCTCGCAGCCGAGGTCGACCAGCCTTGGTGGGTCATGGCGGCCGTTGAGACCGCAGCCCAAGCCTTCGACGCGCAAGCGCAGCAATGGCACATCCGCTCACAGCAGGAAGAAGCTCATGGCGTTCAACGCGACATGGCATCCGGGGCCGGAAGCGGTCGCGGGCATGCAGCAGATTGGTTCAGCGCGGGAGCTGGCGGCCCTGGTGATCTACCTCGATCCCGACAGCCTGGCGATCATGCCGCCGCCCGACCCTTCCCAGTGGCCCAGGTTCGTTTCCCTCCTTCGCCAGCTCCGCGACGGAGCGGATGAACTGGCCGATCACCTCGACCAGGCCGGAGTGCCAGGAAAGGACGGTGAAGTGACCGAATAGGACAGTCCATAAAGGAATAGTTCGAAAGCGTGCGACGGGTCGTGCGGCGTACAAGCACGCCCTCGCGCGTTTTCCTTGTCCTGTAAGGCGCAGAAGCGGAACCTGGCTACCAACCTTGCCGCTCCTGCGCTGTCAACACCTCGCGGAGTCGACAATGAAAACGCTAGACGACAACAACTTCGGCGCGCCAGTGGGGGTCACCCGGATGCGCGTCACAATCCGCCACCAGGCCGAGAGCCGGGGTGGTCGGTGATGAGCAGGAACCTTCGTTCGCATTGGGTTGATCCGGCGCCGTTGGAGGTGGCTCGTCCTCGCCTGCCGTGGTGGACGATGTTGCCCAACGGGGTCAAGCTGGTGCTGTCGCCGGTGATCCTGGCGTGGCTGGTGTGCTGGGTGCTGTTCCAGCTCGGCCGGGTGGTGGTGCGGTACCCGCTGCTGGTTGCGGTGGCGGTCCTGGCCGGTGTGCTGGACGCCGAACTCGGGCATTGGGGTCTGGGGATTGTGGCGGCCGGTGTGGTGCTGCTGCTGGTGTTGTGGTGGTGGCTGCACCGGGACTCGTTCCGGCGAGTGGTGCTGCCGCAGCCGCGCACGGAGTATCGCCGGTTCGCGGTGTATGCCTGTCAGTGGCGCACGGTGATGCGGCTGACCGACTTGGCCAAGACCAGCCGTGGCAAGGAGTTCCGGCCCAAGCTCGGGCATCTGCGCTCGGAGGGCTGGCGCGACCGGGTCCGCGTGAAGATGATCAAGGGGCAGGCGCCGGAGCAGTGGGAGCTGCGGGCCTCAGGGCTGGCGCACTCGTTCAACGCCACGGGGTGCCGGGTGCGGGTGCGCAAACCGGGCCGTCTGGAACTGGACTTCCTGCACCACGATCCGCTGAGCAAGCCGGTCCTGGTCCCTGCGTTGGGTGCCGAAGTGGACCTCAAGCGGCTCCCGGTCGGCCGGACGGAGACGGGCAAGCCGTGGCGGTTGCGGCTGCTCGGGACTCACGTGCTGACGGTCGGGGCGACCGGTGCGGGCAAGGGGTCGCTGTTGTGGTCGGTGGTGTGGGCGTTGGCTCCGCTGATCCGCGCTGGTTCGGTGCGTCTGGTGGGCATCGACCCCAAGGGCGGCATGGAGTTGGGCCAGGCCCCGGAGGTCTTCGACCGGGTGGTGTTCGACAACGGAACCGACGCGGTGGAGCTGCTGGAAGAGATCGCGGCCACAGTGAAGGAACGCGCCACCCGCTACCGGGGACGCCTGCGCTCCTGGACTCCTGCGACCGGTGACCCGTTCCTGTTGCTGGTGGTCGATGAGCTGGCGGACGTGATCGCCTACCAGTCGGACAAGCAACTGCGGGAGCGGGCGTCGCGGGCGGTGCAGACCATCACCAGCCAGGGCCGCGCCCCGGGTGTATGCGTGCTGGGGCTGCTCCAGGACCCGCGCAAGGAGATCGTGTCCTTCCGGCACCTGTTCTCCACCCGCATCGCGATGCGCCTCGATGAACACACGCAGGTGGACATGGTGCTCGGTGACGGGGTCCGGGCGCGCGGTGCTGCGGCGCATGAGATCTCCGAGCAGACCCCGGGCGTGGCGTGGGCCAAAGAGGACGGTCGTCGGGAACCGCTGCGGGCCCGGGCCTTCCACGTGACCGACGGCGACTTGGACGAGCTGGTCGAGTACGTCACCGGTCGGGCGGTGCGGCGGGCTGAGGTGCTGCCGTTCCCGGGCCGGGACGCCGAGGGTGGTGCTGCGGCATGACCCGGGCGGAGCGGATGGCGTTGCCGTTGTCGGCGGAGGTCATCAAGGCCACGGCGGAGAAGCACGGCGTGTGCGTGCGGCCGTTCACGATGGAGGTCGGAGACCCGGACACGGGCGAGCTGAAGTATGTGCCGGTGCCGTGTGGGTCGACGGTGGAGAGCGTGTGCCTGCCGTGTGCACGCAAGGCTAAGGCGCTGCGTCAGGTCCAGTGCCGCGAGGGCTGGCACCTCACCGAGGAACCCGACTTCACCTCGGCGCCACCGAGCAAGGAACAGACCGAACTGATGGAGTTCCGCGCTGACCTGGTCCAGGCGTACCAGCACAACCGGGACAACGAACTGGAGGCCGAAGAGCTGCGAGAGGAGATTCGCTCGGTAGACCAGGAACTTCGGCAACTCGGGATGCGGGGTCGGCTGCCGGTGCTGGACCCGCCGGCCAAGGCAGGCGTGAAGCGCTCGACCAAACGGCGCCAGGACGCGCCGAACCTGCCTCGGCGGCGGGTGGCCAAGACGACGGTGGGCCGGGAGTTCGCCGGGAAGTACCGGCCCTCGATGTTCGTCACGCTCACGTGCGACACCTACGGGCGGGTGCGGGAGGACGGCTCACCGGTCGATCCGGACGCCTATGACTACCGGCGGGCAGCTCGGGACGCGGTGCACTTTGCCGCGCTGGTGGATCGGTGGTGGCAGAACCTGCGCCGCGTGGTCGGCTTCGACGCGCAGTACTTCGCGACCGTGGAGCCGCAGAAGCGCACGGCGCCGCATCTGCACGCGGCAATCCGCGGTTCGATTC
Proteins encoded:
- a CDS encoding type IV secretory system conjugative DNA transfer family protein, producing MLPNGVKLVLSPVILAWLVCWVLFQLGRVVVRYPLLVAVAVLAGVLDAELGHWGLGIVAAGVVLLLVLWWWLHRDSFRRVVLPQPRTEYRRFAVYACQWRTVMRLTDLAKTSRGKEFRPKLGHLRSEGWRDRVRVKMIKGQAPEQWELRASGLAHSFNATGCRVRVRKPGRLELDFLHHDPLSKPVLVPALGAEVDLKRLPVGRTETGKPWRLRLLGTHVLTVGATGAGKGSLLWSVVWALAPLIRAGSVRLVGIDPKGGMELGQAPEVFDRVVFDNGTDAVELLEEIAATVKERATRYRGRLRSWTPATGDPFLLLVVDELADVIAYQSDKQLRERASRAVQTITSQGRAPGVCVLGLLQDPRKEIVSFRHLFSTRIAMRLDEHTQVDMVLGDGVRARGAAAHEISEQTPGVAWAKEDGRREPLRARAFHVTDGDLDELVEYVTGRAVRRAEVLPFPGRDAEGGAAA